CATACGTTGACTTTTCTTGACTTTGATGATTCTGATTATCAACTTGTATGTCGAGAGAATCTGGGATTTGGATCTCTTGGCCCAATGTGTTTTTGATGAAAGAAATGAGAGCGAGGCTTTGCGATATGTGTTGTTTTCTAGCGTGTTCGTCCCTCTTTGCTCTAGCGATCTCTTGTTTCTTCCATGCTTGTTCGCGCATGatgctttctttttctttctgttCCAACATCTCGATCAACTGTTTATGCATTTCTTCCTGTTTTTGGATTACTGTTCTCATCATGCTTTCGACAAACAACTCCATCTTCCTCCTTGATTTTCTCTTCCTCTTTTTCTTGTTTACGGACTCCTCGACTGGTTCTTGCAATTTGCCGGTTTCCTCAGATGAAGAAGGgctgaaaagaaagaaaaaacgAATTAGTTAATGTGATAAAAAATTGGTTAATGTGGGTAAAAAATTggttatcggtcaaggaccgatatttgagatataggtcatcgcggtgggatatcggtaattttaatatcacgTAGAATTGTACATTACgacttaacgtacatcacgtacaacaggtaattacgcacgttcattttaaaatcacgcacgttataactcaaaaatccaaaatcacgcatgttgaaacacaataatcacgcatattgaaaacattaatcacgcatgttatagaacaaatcacgcacgttgtcgtacgtgaagtacgttaagccgtaatgtacgttatactttatatatatatatatatatatatatatatatatacatatagcaatttaacactaacaattcagtgtactctcctaccattaacaaattaactttttgcaacttgcaaaacactaacaattgtagcaagtagaaactgattaagacttaaaacactaacaattaacaattaagacttaaaacactaataacagcaataagaagaaagacgaacggtagaactaagaagaaaaaCACTGATATCAGGTAAATCAttgatatatcggtcaaataaTGGTCAATAAcaccgataatatcggtaccgatattttacatggggaccgataaccgatattaACCACATAGCCTGCCAATACCTACTAACTAAATGGGATCAGGTAAAACGCAGCTTGCGCTGGCATGTGGCCTTCAAGAGGGTTAAAGGCAGAAAAACAAGCTAAAGTTGGATTCGAACTTCAGAGCTCTGCTAGAGTGACTCAAGCGCTTACTATTGCGCCACCCCTTGAAGGTTTTCCAACCATCTATCTTTTTGTCGACATAGATCAAATCTAAGTTCCCGATTCTCTAAACGAACAACTTGGTGCTCATTGCTCAATTTGTGACTATCTAAGTAACAATCAATAGCTGACTTCTAAACATCATTTTCAAGAACAAAAACTTACAATTTACTGTCAACAACAGCCATCAAAATATAGTAATCTGACATATTCTTCAAGACACAACTTTCATGAAGAAAGCAGAATCAAATGTCAAGCTACATCTAGTAACAAGTCATTATCTAGAAAAGATACAAGTAAAGCAAGTACCCActacacacctacatacataccaAAAATGTACACTTCTTTTCCACATTGATTTCACCACTTTAACCTAAAAATAGAATAAAGAAATCCATACCCCTAACTACATaaactaaaattaataaataaaactttcaaaACATCTCAACAAATATGAATCAAATTTTCAATTGATCTAACTTTTAAAATACTCAATAAATCACATCACATGTTAATTAAATTCATCCATTCAGGCCAATGGTGGTAAagtaaaaaggaaacaaataaacaattccAAATATATATGCCCTGAAAGCACAAATAAATAAAGCaatttcaaatatatatataacctaaaagcacaaataaataaaacaactgcaaatatatatttaacctaAAAAGCACAAATTTCAAATACAGGGTTGGGATCTGGTACAAATAAAATTAACCTACCAAACATACAAATAActacagtaataataataattaataataataataattaataataataataataattaataataaaacataaatatttaaaaaaaaactacctTAACACAGCCTCAATTTGACCATCATTCACCGGTAACCCTAAGTCCTCACAATTTATGGGAACAGCAAGACCACCACCTTCCGGCTGCCAGCTCAGCGTCTTAACATCAACGGGATCAGCTAACGTGCACCGGTCGGAGAAGCTGCGGACGTGGCACCTAATCGGCCGGAGCTTTTGCGGCGGCGGCTGCAGGGGCGGAAAATGGTCGTGGTCGGGTGAGATTTTGTGGTGATCGGAGAAGGTGTCGGTGGTTGGAAGAGTGAAAGGAGAGAAGTGGGTGTCGGAGAAGAGAACGACGTCGTTTGGGAGGCCGTGGTCGCCGGTGAAGACTTCCATTTTGGTCCGGTTGCGGTGAAAAGGTAAAGCGGCTATGGAGTGGATTGGTGAGTGGTGACTTTTTGTGTGGGTAaaatttgtggttaaattttgtgTGGGATTGGCAAGATTGGTACCTATGGTCTTGTTGAATGTACATAAATAGACCCTCGTTTATTGGTAGAGAAATGAGTGTAAAGGAATAGTGATTTGGTTATTTGTTACATTGAAGTAGGGATGAGCATATGCCACCGAATACCGATCCCATACCGATCCCGTACCGATCCCGTACCGATACCGATCCCGATCGGTATCCCGatcggtatccactttttggcgttttcggtatcggtacggtacggtatcggtattataccgataccgaccctcaaaatacggtataataccgataccgtaccgatacctaaccgacatgtttcggtatcggtatcggtacctagtttgggtgaaattcgggatcggtattaggcggtatcggtatcggtttgGTATCGGATACCGATATGCTCATCCCTACATTGAAGTGGAAGAATTGTTGTTTTAGCTAAAAATCATAATATGTAGACAATTATAATCATAACCGGTTGATTATGACGGTTATGGTTAATCAGTTTTGATGATTATAACGATTGATTATGGGTCAGTTAATTGTAAATTTATGACTAGCCAAAAAtaacttaaatttttttttaccctaaaataaGTTGTTATTAcacttttatatataataatgtattacatagtattaaaaaaaatactataATCTATATTATTAACATCGAAGATTCAAACAAAGAAATATAATATgaacaataaattcaaaaaaattcaACCAAAATCATATGATATAACTCACAAATTCTAACAAACGTTTAACCAAAagcatcaaatattaaaaaattgtGAAAAGTGCAAATCCAACAACGATTTTACTACATCTTGATCCGGTTTAGTTATAGTGGGTATCGAAACTTTGTTAATCATAACCAACCCGCTacattcggttttcaaaaaacaATTAAacgacccaccggttttttatttggtttcggtttattcggttcggttttgtcggctAATTCTATTTTTAGTCGGTTAATttggttttttgcacacccctagttaGAAATCAAGATACTGAATATAGTTTAGATTAAGGTTAATTCGGAGAAACTAAACAAGGAGAGCAAAATGTGGAGGTAACTCGATTTAGGTTGATCTAGCAAAAAGTTATATTTCTTTATAGAAAAAAGTGTCCGGATAGTTTTTGTGGTTTGCTCagatttcacctatagtccctacatttctaaaattacagctatagtccccaccttttgcacattcgttctcggatagtcccaGACATGGATaggggttagtttttggtgttaagtggatgtgaaataaCCTAAATACCCTTACTATTAAAAAACTAACAaagaaaacttaaaaaaaacaagtGAGCCCCACCATCTACCAACCCCCTTTTCTCCCACTTTCTCTCTGATCTCAAACGCCACCGCCGCCACTCTCATATTCTCTTCAACCACAATATCCTCTTCAAATAACAATCGAACCACCATCAAAAACCGATGACCGACAACCTGCAACAATCAATCGAACCACCAACAACTTGCACCATTGGCTCCAATTCACCCCTTATAAACAACCACCACTAACCACCATAACAATAACCACCTGCACCACCAGAAAAACACCATGAACGACCGGGAACCTGCAACAATCGAACAACCACTCAATTAGGGGATGTTTCTTACCGATGATGGTCTGATAGCAGTGCACACGTGACTTTGTTTGTGTCACTTGAAAGCAGAAGGTAAGGAAGGTGTTGAATTGGGGCAATACGTGTATACGCCACTTTGTCGATTTTCTCAGTGATTTCGAagggtccgacataacgcggattaagcttgtCGCATTtgccgaaacgaaccacacctttccaaggtgaaacttttAGCAAAACTCGATCTCCAACTTGGAATTCCAGGGGTTTCCTATGCTTATCAGAGTAGCTTTTCGACAGTCACGagttgccgccattcgttgtctgatttgggcaatcttttccgttgtgttgagtacaagttctgggccagtaaTTTGGTTGTCGCTAACTTCAACCCAGcatagaggtgatcggcatttccgtccgtacaaagCCTTGAACGGAGTAGcgttaatgctggtatggtaactattgttgtaggaaaaATTCTACCAAAggcagatgtctttcccagccattaccaaagtcaataacacacgcccgcagcatgtcttcaagggtttggatagtacgttcctTTTGACCATCCATCTGCGGGTGATAGGCAGTGCTCATGTttagacgtgagccaaaggatttatgcattgcttgccatagtttaGATGCGAAACGCGGGTCACGATCAGAGATGatggaagttggcactccgtgcctagcgactacttccttcaaatagataTCAGCGAGTGTCGAAAACttatcagtttccttgattgctagaaagtGTGCAGATTTGGTCAGTCGATCTACAATGACCCAAATGATGTCGTTCCCTCGTTGAGATCAGGTaaaccagtgacaaaatccatggaaatttgctctcATTTCCATGTTGGTATCTCAGGTTGCTGTAGTAACCCTAATGGCTTTTGATATTCGATTTTGACCCTGGTGCAGGTCAAGCATTTACTAACATACTTGGCAATGCTAgatttcatactaggccaccagtataaGGTTTTGAGatcatgatacatcttgtcagaaccaggatgtaccgagtaacgagatttgtgtgcttcgtccatcacaagctctcgtaggtttCCATAAGATGGAACCCGTATACGCTCCATGAAATAGTAAGTACCGTATTCCTTGAGTTCAAGTCGTTTTTCCATGTCCCGCAGGGATTCATCGAGAAGGTTTTCTTCCTTCAATGCTTTAACCTGAGCGTTTCGGATTTGAGTAGGAAGATTAGAGTGAATCATAAGCTGTTACGCACGTACACACGTAGGTTTGGTTTCCTTTCAACTgggggcatcagccacaacattggccttgcctggatgatacttgatcgcgcactCATAGTCGTTGAGGAGTTCGACCCACCGTcattgtcgcatgttcaact
This is a stretch of genomic DNA from Helianthus annuus cultivar XRQ/B chromosome 16, HanXRQr2.0-SUNRISE, whole genome shotgun sequence. It encodes these proteins:
- the LOC110916277 gene encoding trihelix transcription factor GT-2, which encodes MEVFTGDHGLPNDVVLFSDTHFSPFTLPTTDTFSDHHKISPDHDHFPPLQPPPQKLRPIRCHVRSFSDRCTLADPVDVKTLSWQPEGGGLAVPINCEDLGLPVNDGQIEAVLSPSSSEETGKLQEPVEESVNKKKRKRKSRRKMELFVESMMRTVIQKQEEMHKQLIEMLEQKEKESIMREQAWKKQEIARAKRDEHARKQHISQSLALISFIKNTLGQEIQIPDSLDIQVDNQNHQSQEKSTYDDIEMHNVDEYETDTNTKRWPKSEVQALITVRVALNQKFNGKIPKASIWDEVAAGLSSMGYNRTPKKCKEKWENINKYYRRTMEKGKDSKSCAYFSELEMLHKTGFISSTSHDEDHSIKVVSSNSHDEDQSIKVVSSNSHDEGQSMKVISSDSLDEDQSMKVMSSNSLDEDQRIKVLH